A window of Waddliaceae bacterium genomic DNA:
GTATTTTTTCTTTGAGGTCATATTTGTCAGCAAGGTTCTTATATACGGTCTCGTTTTTCAGCCTCTTAATAGCCTTGTAATATTGTGTAAGCTTATCTTCTCGTGTCCCATATTTTTCGAGGACAACCTTGTCGGCTTCACCATCACAATATTCCATCTCCTCTTGAGAGAGAAATTCATAAAACGAGACGAAACATAGTTTTTTATTACAATGCTGTTGTATTTTTTCGCGTTCTTTGTCGAAGAGCAGGTGTGTTGACAAGCAATATGTTGTGATATCGTTGTCTTTTATGGCGTTAATCGCCAAGGCCAGCGCCTCAGAAGGCGTCGTCAACGAAAAAACTATTATATTACTCTGCGGCTTCATTGTTCTATGCGATGGTATTTTTTAATTTTTAGACAGTATTTCCTGCATAATTCTTCTCTTCTTTGCTGTTATCCAATGCTATATCAGCATAATAGTTATAATGTTCTGCTACTAGGACCACAAGGTCAACGACTCTGCTGCTATATCCCCATTCGTTGTCATACCAATACACCATTTTAAGTAGGTTCTTATTTTCTACTTTCGTCCATCGATGGTCTATTATTACGGAAAAGTCTTCTTGAGCATAGTCCATTGAAGTCAAAGGCTCTTCGCTATTTTTTATGACGTGGTATTTTTGTTCTTTTTCGAAGTCATCAAAACGTCCTTTAAGGTCTTCGGGGCATATTTCTTTATCAAGCTGCAAAATCAAGACGGCGCTCGACACTATACTTGTCGGCACTCTATATGAAAAAGACTGTATTTTCTGTGATAGATTCGGGAAGACATGCTCTGCAGCGAGTATCGCCGATGTCGACTTTGGTATAAGGTTGTTTATCGAGGAGCGCCCTAGAGCATAATGAGAATATATATCTCCGGGCTGCGACCATGACGCCGAAGGTCCGTCGAGAAGGTTCTGATACCCTAGCCAAGGGTGTAGCGTCGTTAAGAACCCTCCTTCGATGTTGTGACTTCCCTGTATAAGCTTTAGTAGTGGCGACAGTGATATTGTATCGCATATGCTAGAAGACAAAATTCTATGTTCTTTTGGGTCGAATTCATCTTCATTGACGCCAAATATTATTGTCTTAACGTCGCCACCAGCAGCGTTTGTTATAATGAAATGTTTTACATTGGTGACATCGTCAGACTTTATTGCCTCAAGGTTGCTGCTCACTCCTGACGAGTCGATGACGATGTCTACATTATAGTCGTCCCAAGGAACGTCTAGGATATTTTTAGAATGGTATACATCGATTTTTTTGTCTTCGATTATAAGAGAATTGTCATCGCATGTGACATTTTTATTGAGCCTTCCATATGTGGTATCATATTGCAGAAGATATGCTATATTTTTTATGTCGGGATTGATGTCATTGATGACGACGACTTCCATATCCTCTGATAGCTCGTTTATCCTAAAGATTGCGCGTCCTATACGTCCGAAACCATTAATTCCTACTCTTATCTTTTTCATTATAACCTCTAATTGTTAGAAATTTCTGCAAGGCAGTTGATTTGTTTAAAATGATATGTCGTTGTAGTGTCAACATACCCCCACTTTGCAAGAAGTGCTGTTATATTAAGTTCTTTCATAGCACCTACATCTTTTAGATGGCCGGTGTTATCATCAACGAAGATAAGCTCACATTCATTAAGATCGATATTATAATCGGCGACCAGTTTTTTTATTAGCACTCTTTTATCGTTGGAGATCTCTTTAGAATATATATCGCGAATTTTATGACGATATCCATGTGCTGAAGATATTTTTTCTACAGACTCTTTGTCTTTATTGGTGACGATATAAATGTCTTCGGAATCGATATCCATAAGCTGTGTGGTGCTTTCGTATGTTTTGTGGAGCGATATCCAATGTTCTATATCTTTTCTTAAGGTGCCGCGGTGTGAGAAAAAAGCATCATGAAAAGCCTTTGAGTCCTTAAAGTGCTGTTTTCTAAGGAGTTCGAAAGCCTCTTCGTCGAGGGCAGCTTTATTGCTGTAGGCTTCCCACAGGAGGAGGTATTCATATGCTGGTCTTACGAGGTATCGGTTTTTGACAAAAAAGCTTCTACCTTCGGGTTTTATTTCGTCGGCATTAGTTATTGAGGTGCCATAGTATGCGTTATAGCTTACTATCATGCATTCTTCTATGCTATCGCATAGCACGCCGTCGAAATCAAAAAGGTATATTTTCTTTTTTGTGGTCATCTATACCATAGCCTTTAATGTTTCG
This region includes:
- a CDS encoding aldehyde dehydrogenase, with translation MKKIRVGINGFGRIGRAIFRINELSEDMEVVVINDINPDIKNIAYLLQYDTTYGRLNKNVTCDDNSLIIEDKKIDVYHSKNILDVPWDDYNVDIVIDSSGVSSNLEAIKSDDVTNVKHFIITNAAGGDVKTIIFGVNEDEFDPKEHRILSSSICDTISLSPLLKLIQGSHNIEGGFLTTLHPWLGYQNLLDGPSASWSQPGDIYSHYALGRSSINNLIPKSTSAILAAEHVFPNLSQKIQSFSYRVPTSIVSSAVLILQLDKEICPEDLKGRFDDFEKEQKYHVIKNSEEPLTSMDYAQEDFSVIIDHRWTKVENKNLLKMVYWYDNEWGYSSRVVDLVVLVAEHYNYYADIALDNSKEEKNYAGNTV
- a CDS encoding HAD family hydrolase; the encoded protein is MTTKKKIYLFDFDGVLCDSIEECMIVSYNAYYGTSITNADEIKPEGRSFFVKNRYLVRPAYEYLLLWEAYSNKAALDEEAFELLRKQHFKDSKAFHDAFFSHRGTLRKDIEHWISLHKTYESTTQLMDIDSEDIYIVTNKDKESVEKISSAHGYRHKIRDIYSKEISNDKRVLIKKLVADYNIDLNECELIFVDDNTGHLKDVGAMKELNITALLAKWGYVDTTTTYHFKQINCLAEISNN